The genomic region CTATTTCCTTAGAACCGTTCCGGTTTGAAGATGGAATACGCAAGATAAACGAGACACAAACCGCTCAAAGAAAGGGCGGCCATAGTTTCTAAATTCATAATATTTTGATTCCCGAATCCGACGCGTATGCGTCTTTTTTGATACTCAAAGTAAACCACGGATTGCGGATCGAGTCAAGATCGCGTCGGTTAAACAAGACCGAAACGAAGTTAAGAAGTTGTTAAGTCGATTAGAGGATTTCTACGGAAAGAAAGGTGATGTCGTCTTGCGCTTGTTGACCGGAAAGAAAGGATTGAACGTCCGCAAAAACAGAT from Leptospira kmetyi serovar Malaysia str. Bejo-Iso9 harbors:
- a CDS encoding potassium-transporting ATPase subunit F, with product MNLETMAALSLSGLCLVYLAYSIFKPERF